The proteins below are encoded in one region of Sulfolobus sp. A20:
- a CDS encoding metallophosphoesterase, with protein MLIISTSDIHSPKYLNEFFLALREISNINADLAILAGDLVEKGYFQHFSPVYSALKNRARYVIATFGNEDYSENRMYYKEKYNDIIWLDDERIDLEVGNIKVTIVGSEGVLESPTKWQMMNGIDENFYMKRLEKLENLLCNSSSDIKILLTHYASTFQTVLGERKSVYPHLGYRIIEKLALNGRVDCLPNIAIHGHAHYAKRTFYVVYGVKVYNVALPANKRILVINT; from the coding sequence GTGCTTATTATCTCGACATCAGATATACACTCTCCTAAGTATCTTAATGAATTCTTTCTAGCCTTAAGAGAAATTAGTAATATTAACGCAGACTTAGCCATCCTAGCTGGGGACTTAGTAGAAAAGGGTTATTTTCAGCATTTTAGCCCAGTCTACAGTGCTTTGAAGAATAGGGCTAGGTATGTCATAGCTACATTTGGGAATGAGGACTATTCCGAGAATAGGATGTATTATAAGGAGAAGTATAATGATATTATATGGCTAGATGATGAAAGAATAGACTTAGAAGTGGGTAATATTAAAGTAACAATCGTGGGAAGTGAAGGAGTATTAGAGTCACCAACTAAATGGCAGATGATGAACGGTATTGATGAAAACTTTTATATGAAGAGATTAGAAAAGCTTGAAAATTTGTTATGTAATTCGAGCTCGGATATAAAGATACTTCTAACTCACTATGCAAGCACTTTTCAAACAGTTCTTGGTGAGAGAAAAAGCGTTTATCCACATTTAGGGTACAGAATTATAGAAAAACTAGCCTTAAATGGAAGGGTAGATTGTTTGCCTAATATAGCTATCCATGGACATGCGCATTACGCTAAGAGAACATTTTATGTAGTTTATGGAGTCAAGGTTTATAACGTGGCGTTACCGGCTAATAAAAGGATATTAGTAATTAATACTTAG
- a CDS encoding cysteine hydrolase family protein, whose amino-acid sequence MKIEVPNIPIEKEVTLNPMSTALIIVDMQNDFVRKNGKLSVPTAENTIPYIKNLIDKARSAGALVVYTQDWHMKDDPEFKIWGEHALAGTWGAEIVDELKPEKEDFIVKKYRYDAFFETSLDYILRVKNIKNTIITGTVANICVLHTAGSAALRWYNVIMPKDSISAITEFDYYATLRQVDFLYKGKITTSDSIKFER is encoded by the coding sequence ATGAAAATTGAAGTTCCTAATATACCTATAGAGAAAGAAGTAACTTTGAATCCCATGTCAACAGCTCTGATTATAGTGGATATGCAAAATGACTTCGTTAGGAAAAATGGAAAACTTTCAGTACCTACTGCTGAAAACACTATACCTTATATAAAGAACCTAATAGATAAGGCGAGGAGTGCTGGAGCGTTAGTAGTATATACGCAGGATTGGCATATGAAGGATGATCCAGAATTTAAGATCTGGGGAGAGCATGCCTTAGCGGGTACTTGGGGTGCAGAGATTGTAGATGAGCTTAAACCAGAAAAGGAGGATTTTATTGTTAAAAAATATAGGTATGATGCATTCTTTGAGACATCACTAGATTACATTTTGAGGGTGAAAAACATAAAGAATACTATAATTACTGGAACAGTAGCTAATATATGTGTTTTACATACTGCCGGTAGTGCAGCATTAAGGTGGTATAATGTTATTATGCCTAAGGATAGTATTTCGGCAATAACAGAATTCGACTATTATGCAACACTCAGACAAGTAGACTTTTTATATAAAGGCAAAATAACTACATCAGATAGTATTAAGTTTGAAAGGTAG
- a CDS encoding dual specificity protein phosphatase family protein, producing the protein MYWVRERVIGGSPIPYNEYEIEEWKRQGVKRVLVLPEDWEIEEAWGDKEYYFDVLRSKGLEYIHVPITDGEAPTDDQFLIIMRWLNSKKVGNLVHCVGGIGRTGTILASYLILFEGLDLEEALDEVRRVRPGAVQTYQQEMFLLRIEGMRKNWLNLIYSNS; encoded by the coding sequence ATGTACTGGGTTAGGGAGAGGGTCATAGGTGGATCTCCAATACCTTATAATGAATATGAGATAGAAGAGTGGAAAAGACAAGGTGTTAAGAGAGTTTTGGTATTGCCAGAGGACTGGGAGATCGAAGAAGCATGGGGAGATAAGGAGTATTACTTCGACGTACTTAGAAGTAAAGGATTAGAGTATATTCACGTCCCTATAACAGATGGTGAGGCTCCAACAGATGATCAGTTTTTAATAATTATGAGGTGGCTGAATAGTAAAAAAGTAGGAAATCTAGTTCACTGTGTCGGAGGAATAGGGAGAACCGGAACAATCTTAGCTTCCTACTTGATACTTTTTGAGGGTCTAGACTTAGAGGAGGCATTAGATGAAGTTAGGCGTGTGAGACCAGGGGCAGTGCAAACATATCAGCAAGAAATGTTTCTTTTAAGAATAGAAGGGATGAGAAAGAATTGGTTGAATCTCATTTACTCGAATTCTTAG
- a CDS encoding DUF763 domain-containing protein: MEVEGIADLPLHTGHVPSWLVPIMKRLSKAIIEVMLLEWGPEKVIERFSNPLWFQGFNNAIGMDWDSSGSTTVTLGILKDVVKPEVHGFAILGGKGSNALKVQDEIDRLPFDVDKSRLKRISKIVAKVDTTLVQDGHQLYHHSLLVTEKGNWGIVQQGMNLETKFARRYHWKETENFVVEPHSAIAGVKRDNKVINIIERNKDNVRKLVLDLLKENPKKILSLYKQAEAMLKGQSTLDMWVKGGSISIISKEARLVYMKPVDISKIQEVLSSIYEAKPLTFEEALINGLGPSTARALYLIADLIYNEPPSYKDPVNYPYDPFKYAFAVGGKDGIPFPVNRRVAWEVIYTLEDFISKAKLSESDKRLALSKLRELGSSERA; encoded by the coding sequence ATGGAAGTAGAAGGAATAGCCGACTTACCATTACATACTGGGCATGTTCCATCTTGGCTTGTTCCCATAATGAAAAGGTTATCTAAGGCTATAATTGAGGTAATGTTACTAGAGTGGGGTCCAGAGAAGGTGATAGAGAGGTTTTCAAATCCTTTATGGTTTCAAGGTTTTAACAATGCCATAGGGATGGATTGGGACTCTTCTGGTTCTACCACGGTAACTTTAGGAATATTAAAAGATGTTGTTAAGCCTGAAGTCCATGGGTTTGCTATACTAGGCGGTAAGGGTAGTAATGCATTGAAAGTTCAAGATGAGATAGATAGATTGCCTTTCGATGTGGATAAGAGTAGGTTAAAGCGTATAAGTAAAATCGTGGCTAAGGTAGATACTACTTTAGTTCAAGATGGTCATCAACTTTATCATCACTCTCTTCTGGTTACTGAGAAGGGTAATTGGGGTATAGTTCAACAAGGCATGAATTTGGAAACCAAGTTTGCTAGAAGATATCATTGGAAAGAAACTGAAAATTTCGTCGTAGAGCCTCATTCAGCAATAGCTGGTGTGAAGAGGGATAATAAAGTAATAAATATTATAGAGAGGAACAAGGATAACGTTAGAAAATTGGTATTAGACCTACTGAAGGAGAACCCTAAAAAGATATTATCCTTGTACAAGCAAGCTGAAGCCATGTTAAAAGGACAGTCCACTCTAGATATGTGGGTTAAGGGTGGTTCGATTTCAATAATTTCTAAAGAGGCTAGGTTGGTATATATGAAACCTGTTGACATTAGTAAAATACAAGAGGTTCTGAGTAGCATATATGAGGCTAAACCGTTAACGTTTGAGGAAGCTCTAATTAACGGATTAGGTCCTTCTACTGCTAGAGCACTTTATCTAATAGCTGATTTAATATACAATGAACCACCCTCTTATAAGGACCCAGTTAATTATCCCTATGATCCTTTCAAGTACGCTTTTGCAGTAGGCGGTAAAGATGGTATACCTTTTCCAGTGAATAGAAGAGTAGCATGGGAAGTAATTTACACATTAGAAGACTTCATTAGTAAGGCTAAATTAAGTGAGAGCGACAAGAGATTAGCTTTAAGTAAATTACGTGAACTAGGATCAAGCGAGAGAGCTTAA
- a CDS encoding endonuclease V, producing the protein MVESHLLEFLEKLQLLISKNVKIEYFGVNKAERVCGVDVAYKNNIGYSVGVSMNVKSGEYYYKSYIGEVSFPYIPGFLFMREAPVMLKALEGLNCDLILVDGHGLAHPRRSGIASVIGVILDFPTIGVAKSRLIGEFVEENGIVYVAHRGEKVGVKFGKYYYSPGNKVSLEDCIELGKAGYPKVLKIADMLTKKLKKE; encoded by the coding sequence TTGGTTGAATCTCATTTACTCGAATTCTTAGAAAAATTACAACTTTTAATTTCAAAAAATGTAAAGATTGAGTATTTTGGGGTGAATAAGGCAGAGAGAGTTTGTGGTGTTGACGTAGCCTATAAAAATAACATAGGATATTCAGTTGGGGTAAGCATGAATGTGAAGAGTGGTGAATATTATTATAAATCTTACATTGGAGAAGTTAGTTTCCCTTATATACCAGGGTTTTTATTCATGAGAGAAGCACCTGTTATGTTGAAAGCCTTAGAAGGGCTTAACTGTGACCTAATCTTAGTTGATGGACATGGATTAGCACATCCAAGAAGAAGTGGTATAGCTTCAGTGATTGGCGTAATCCTAGACTTCCCCACAATAGGTGTAGCTAAGTCTAGATTAATAGGAGAATTTGTAGAAGAGAATGGAATAGTTTATGTAGCACATAGGGGCGAAAAGGTTGGGGTCAAATTTGGAAAGTACTACTATAGCCCGGGGAATAAGGTGAGTTTAGAGGACTGCATTGAACTAGGTAAGGCTGGTTATCCTAAAGTTTTGAAGATAGCAGATATGCTGACTAAGAAACTAAAAAAAGAATAA
- a CDS encoding DHH family phosphoesterase: MDYYAIVHNDFDGTASAAVYARAVKSLPKTVFFTEPNKLHSLLKSLQLRGVYNIMIADLGINASTFNEIVKELRRLISEGAEIEWFDHHVWRDEWKDELREIGVTVYHDTSTCGAGVIYKYRNKEDEFSRKLASADCSVDIWLHDDPMGEKLRRIVETNKDFSWKIELIKTFYNGVLWNENFERMLEDIVSKEIEGYKKLMKNVRLIEIDGHKVVIALRWKGPPDISYASQFLMTRLNAEVFVSANGKSVSFRSRDIDVRQFAVKLGGGGHPLAAGAQLTVPIIYRLLRKIGISSPMMNWVVKKVERAIIDVGFIKYQKAEAKY; encoded by the coding sequence TTGGATTATTATGCAATAGTTCATAACGATTTTGATGGAACTGCATCTGCTGCTGTATACGCCCGTGCTGTCAAGTCATTGCCTAAAACGGTTTTTTTCACAGAGCCTAATAAGTTACATTCCTTGCTGAAATCTTTACAGCTTAGAGGAGTTTATAACATTATGATAGCCGATTTAGGTATTAACGCTAGTACGTTTAATGAGATTGTAAAAGAGCTGAGAAGGTTAATAAGCGAAGGAGCTGAAATCGAATGGTTCGATCATCATGTTTGGAGAGATGAGTGGAAGGATGAATTGAGGGAAATAGGTGTTACGGTCTATCATGATACTTCGACATGTGGGGCAGGTGTAATATACAAGTATAGAAACAAAGAAGACGAATTTTCACGAAAGTTAGCATCAGCTGATTGTTCAGTAGACATTTGGCTTCATGACGATCCTATGGGCGAGAAGCTAAGAAGAATAGTGGAGACTAATAAAGACTTTTCATGGAAGATCGAGCTAATTAAAACGTTTTATAATGGAGTGCTATGGAATGAAAATTTTGAAAGGATGCTAGAGGATATAGTTTCTAAGGAAATTGAAGGATATAAAAAATTAATGAAAAACGTGAGATTAATAGAGATAGATGGACATAAGGTGGTAATAGCGTTAAGGTGGAAAGGTCCACCGGATATAAGTTATGCATCCCAATTCTTGATGACTAGATTAAATGCAGAAGTTTTCGTTTCAGCAAATGGTAAAAGTGTATCGTTTAGGAGTAGGGATATTGATGTCAGACAATTTGCAGTGAAGTTAGGAGGAGGAGGGCATCCATTAGCAGCTGGAGCCCAACTAACAGTACCTATCATTTACAGATTATTAAGAAAAATTGGAATATCTTCTCCAATGATGAATTGGGTGGTAAAGAAGGTTGAACGTGCTATTATAGACGTTGGTTTTATTAAATATCAAAAAGCTGAGGCTAAGTATTAA